Proteins co-encoded in one Arachis hypogaea cultivar Tifrunner chromosome 11, arahy.Tifrunner.gnm2.J5K5, whole genome shotgun sequence genomic window:
- the LOC140176211 gene encoding uncharacterized protein, producing the protein MYDSESHNGPWMAVGDFNEIVAPDEITSAYFSSHRASLLATTLDDCELFDLKVTGRRYIWLHSDHCPILVRCHGGPRVKGSRPFRFQAAWATHSSYKHVISKAWNKEFGGVTERLKMVQQASLDLTQRFLEIFLCEKKSREQWVKYGDRNTKFFHLQTLVRRNYNRVHGLYVRDGSWFTDPDILQEEALSFYKNLFSTMEEVEVDCLGDVPMPTLSTEACARLIDPVSFAEVKSAVFSMSPFKAPGRYLGVNLNYSRTSRASFHSVIEKEKPWVALLRAKYLRNERVLDGPVSCNASHLYLAPVIGVKMVLNPFFIVFGSALVPRRSGTF; encoded by the exons ATGTATGACAGTGAAA GCCATAATGGACCGTGGATGGccgttggtgattttaatgagattgtgGCACCAGACGAGATTACAAgtgcttatttttcttctcacagAGCTAGTCTATTAGCTACTACTCTAGATGACTGTGAGCTCTTTGATCTTAAAGTGACTGGTAGGAGATATATTTG GCTTCattctgatcattgtcctatttTAGTTCGTTGTCATGGTGGCCCCAGAGTGAAAGGTTCTCGTCCTTTTAGGTTCCAAGCTGCGTGGGCAACACATTCTTCTTATAAACATGTTATTAGTAAGGCTTGGAATAAAGAGTTTGGAGGCGTTACTGAAAGGCTTAAGATGGTTCAACAGGCTTCTTTGGACTTAACtcaaagatttttggaaatatttttgtgCGAAAAA AAATCTAGAGAGCAATGGGTCAAGTATGGGGATAGAAACActaaattctttcatcttcagactTTGGTGCGTAGAAACTATAATAGAGTACATGGATTATATGTTAGAGATGGGTCTTGGTTTACTGATCCAGATATTCTCCAGGAAGAAGCCCTCTCTTTTTACAAGAATCTCTTTAGTACAATGGAAGAGGTTGAGGTTGATTGTTTAGGGGATGTTCCGATGCCCACTCTAAGCACCGAGGCTTGTGCTAGGTTAATTGACCCTGTCTCTTTTGCGGAAGTCAAGTCAGCAGTATTCAGTATGAGCCCTTTTAAGGCTCCTG GAAGATATCTTGGAGTTAACCTTAATTATTCCCGTACCAGTAGGGCTTCTTTTCATTCGGTGATTGAAAAG GAAAAGCCTTGGGTTGCTCTATTGAGGGCGAAGTATCTGAGGAATGAGAGAGTTTTAGATGGCCCTGTCTCTTGCAACGCTtctcat CTTTATCTAGCACCTGTCATCGGTGTCAAAATGGTTCTGAATCCattcttcattgtcttcgggAGTGCCCTAGTGCCAAGGAGGTCTGGAACCTTTTAG